The window GAAGGGAAAAGACTGTCATTGAAGGAAAACAAAATGACCACGAGCAGTGGCAGCAACAGGTATAAAAAGAATAACGCCACGTACAGGGCGTAGGTGGTTCTGAATTTGCGGCTGATGGGAATCGAAGAAATCATATTATATTAACTCATCACCTTACGGAATGACTGACCACTCAGTTTCAAACCGCCCCAAACAATAAAAGAGGAGAGCAGCAGTAACAAAATCCCCAGAGCTGAACCCTGCTCCCAGTTAAAGCGGGTAATAAACTGGGTGTAGATCTGTTCGGTAAACCAAAGACTGTCTTTCCCACCAAGCAAAACTGGAGTGAGATAATTACCAAGTGACAGCATAAACACCACAATGCAGCCACTGGTTATGCCGGGCACTGCATGTGGAATGATGACTTCTTTGAGTACATCCCAATGGCTACCTCCCAAATCATAGCCGGCTTCAACCAGGCTGTTGTCCAGGCTATCTAGCGTTGTTACCAGAGGGACAACCATAAACAGCATTGACCCGTAAACCAATCCGATCATGATGGCCACGTCGTTATACAGCATCTCCAGCGGTGCTTCGGTAATGCCAATCCAGAGCAAAGCATTACTGACGATTCCAGACTCGCGAAGCAAGATCATCCAGCCGTAGGTTCTGACGAGTTCACTGACCCAAAAAGGGATTAGGCACAGAAGGAATAAAACCTGCTTATTTCGGCCGCGCGCCATTTTGGCAATGTAATAGGCGACAGGAAAGGCGACCAGCAAAGTGATCAGGGTGGCAAAAATGCTCATCACGGCTGTACGAATAAAGGTTTTAATATAGAGCGGCTCAGAGAAAAACTCCATATAGTGAGCAAATCCCACCTCATACTGTCGAGATGCAACCCGCTCTTGAAGTGATATCAGGAGCATGTCCAGATGAGGAATAAAGATCAGCAACACCAGCCAAAGCAGCAGTGGCGTCAAGAGCAAATAGAGACCCAAAGAACCTTCAGATTTAGGCATCATGATTACCTGATTTTGAAAAAACCAGCAAAGCCTGTTTCATCCAGCCAATGGTAAGTTTTTGCCCTACCTGCAAAGTGGGGGTGCCACCACCATGGACGTAAGCAACACTAAAGGGTTGCGGCAACTGCGGGTGCCTTACCAAAACCTGGCTGCGCGCACCGTCAAAAATCACACTGTCTACGGTGACATCCAGATGATTATCGAAGGTACTTGCCTGGTCGGTGATTTTCATCGCCTCAGGTCGAACAAAAAGCATGACCTGATCATTTTCCTTAAAGCTTTCATTTTCGCAGCGACTAGGGGCATGACCAGTAAATTGTCCAATTGGGGTATCGACAATCAACGTCTGTGAAGATTGCGAATTGATGGTTCCCTCAATTTGATTGCTGTCACCAACGAATGATGCCACGAAAGGGGTTTCGGGTTGGTGGTAGAGTTCTTCCGGTGTTGCTATCTGTTCGAACTGCCCCGCATTCATCACGGCAACGCGATCGGACATCACCAAAGCTTCTGATTGGTCATGAGTAATGTAAACAAAAGTGGTGCCAAACTCTGCCTGCATCCGTTTAAGTTCCAGCTTCATCTGCTCCCTGAGCTTGAGATCCAATGCGCCGAGAGGCTCATCCAGCAATAATAAATCAGGCTCAAGCACAAGGCAGCGAGCAATGGCGACCCGTTGTTTTTGTCCGCCAGACAATTGTGAAATTGCTTTGTCAGCTGAGGTGGGTAGGTCAATACGTTCCAGAACCTGGGTGACCTTTTCTTGAATGGTGGCTGCCGGAATTTTACGGCGCTTCAGTCCATAACCAATGTTTTCAGCGACGCTCATATTTGGAAACAAAGCAAGATGCTGAAACACCATATTCACGGGGCGATGATTAGGGGGTACCTTGGTAACCGAACGCCCTTTGATGAGAATCTCTCCATTATCAGGAGTTTCAAATCCCGCGAGCATTCTTAATAAAGTGGTTTTGCCGCACCCGGAAGGGCCCAGAATTGAAAAAAAAGAGCCTTTCTCAATTTGAAAAGAAAGGTCTTTGATAGCGTTAAAATGACCGAAACTCTTGTTAAGAGAACGGCATTCCAGATCGAATAGATTTTGCTCGCTCAACGTTACCGCCTTATAGAAGAACGAAAAAGAAAAGCTGAGAACCCAGAAGTTCTCAGCTCATAAAGGTCACATCAATTTAGGGGGCAGCTTTAATACGGTCCAGCGTTTTGCCTTCCATTTCTTCGAGGCCGGCTGGCACAGGTGGATACCATTTTATGTTATCGATATCCGCTTGGGAAAAGCTTCCCTGGTACTGAGACTTCAACTTGGCATCAACAAATTTATCACCGTCTTTTGCTGCGGTGAAGTTGCCAGCCGCAGCTGTTATTTGTGCGGCGATCTCAGGGCGCATGACAAAGTTAATCCACTTGTAAGCCGCATCCTCAGCCTTGCTCTTGCGAGGAATCGCAAACGTGTCGATCCAGCCGAGAGCACCAGACTTGGGCGCAACAAAGGTCACATCGGACATTTCGTTATTCAGTTTCCAGCCGCCAGCGTCCCAGGCCATGGCTGCTACTACTTCGTTAGAGCGAAGTAGATTCATCAGTGCATCGCCACCACTCCAGTAAGCCTTCACGTTGGATTTACAATCAATCAGTTTCTTCTCTACTTTATCGAGAATGCTTTGATATTTTGCTTTGTCGCCATAGGCGGCAAAAGGATCCTCACCCATTGCATAAGCAAATCCGATCAGGGTAGGGCGCTTCAACCGATAAGAGACCTTTCCAGCCAATGCGTTATCACACAGATCGGTGTAATCGGCAGTGTTGGCGGCCATTTTGCTATTTACCACCAAGCCACTGGTACCCCAAACATGAGGAACACCATAAACCTTCCCCTCAAACATGGTGTTCTTTTGGGTATCCGCCAACATTGAAGGAATGATCTGTGCAGCATCAACACGACTCAAGTCAATGGGCTTGTAGATATCAAAATCAGCCTGGGCACTCTTGATGCGATCCTGGCTAGGCTGTGCGAGGTCGAAGCCCGCGCCTCTTGTTGCGCGTAGCTTGGAAATCATATCTTCGTTGTTGGATTTGGTAACCTGAACCTCAATACCGGTTTCTTTGGTAAAGGCTTCGATGACCGTTTGAGGGGCGTAACCACCCCAGGTTAACAAGCGTAATGTTTCTGCAGATACCAGCGGAGATGCGACGAGAAGTGCAGAGGCCAGTGTACCGGCAAGTCCTTTTTTACTCAGCTTTTTCATTGTTTACATCCAATCTATGTGTTGTTTTTTAGAAAACCATTTATAGGAGACGCTACCCTATCTGGCAAATGTGACTATTGGATTACACCGCATTCTGTAACCATGAACAAGGGAGAATCAAGGATTGTTGCCTGGTTACGCTACAACATACGATCTGGATAATCGGTAAATATCCCATCAACCCCCATCTGCAGCCATCTGTCGAACTGCTTACGTTGATTAACGGTATACAAATAAACAGGATAGCCGGCATCCTTTATTGTATTAATTTCCGCTTCTGAGGCTGTAGAAGCGCACAGATGCAAGGTGGAGGCTGAAACAGACGACACCAGCCCTTGCCAGTTATCCGGGAGTTTCTCGAACAAATAACCCAGTCTATGCTCTGGATAAACAAGGTGGTATTGCTCTAGTGCCTCATGAGAAAAGCTGGAGATTGTGAATTGATCCTGACCATTCGCCCACTGGGAGACAACACTTCCGGCAGCCATTGCTAGCTCCCTGGCCTCCTTTTTGTGCACCTTAAGCTCAAGGTTCAGGGTGAGATCCAGCTCGGTGATCAATGCTAGCAGCTCGTGCAATTGCAATATTCTACTGTCGGTAAAACGGCGATCAAACCAGCTACCATTATCCAGCGACGACAAGTAATCCCAGTTGGCTGAGCCGATATCGCCGCGCCCATTAGTGCATCTTGCAAGGCTTGAATCGTGGAAGATGGGTAAATACCCTTCATCCGTCATAGTGACATCGACTTCGACCGCAGAAACTCCAAGTTTGGCTGCCAGACGTATTCCAGCTTCGGTATTCTCTGGTGCCAGACCGGCGCAGCCTCTATGCCCTATAACTCTGTCCAAATCTTCTCTCCGCAGTAACTACCCTGTTGAGACAAGAAGTGTACGCCTGGAGGGACTCACTGTGAACTGCCAAAGGTTCTAGGGTGCGGATCAGTGGTTACTGCAATGTCGGGTGACAGGTTTATTATGATAGAGCAGTCCGTGCACTCATGAGATAGATGACAGATACAAAAAAGGCGGTGTTGATCGACTCAACACCGCCTTGGCTTTATAGCAGGATTCCAACCGCTTTAGCTATTGTCCTCAGGCTCGCTGTCAGCAGGCTTTTCAACTGGGCTGGGAACCTTTGCAGGGCTGGCCTTTGCCCTTGGGTCATTGGCAGCACGACTGTTAGTACGTCTGGCCCGGCGAGGGGCAGGTTTAGCCAACGGTTGAATGATGGCAGCTGAGCTCTGAGCAGTCCCAGCTTCAGGAGCAACCTTAGTTGCATCTTGTGCTGTCTCAGTGGCTTTAGGCTCAACAACCGCTTGCTTGGGCTTTTTACTGGCGGCCTTTCTGCGAGCTTCGCGGCGGGTCGTCTTCTTGGCGCCACCATTTTCAGTTGCACCTACATCAGAAATCGACTGTGCCGTATCAACAGCCGCTGCCGCTTTGTCCTCTGCTTTTGGAGCTTTATCCGCAGGTGAAGACTCGGCCACTGAAGCCTTGGCAGACCCTTTTTCAGTTTCCGGTGATTTAACGACCGTTTCACTAGCCTTAGAGTCGGCTTTTTCCGTTTTAACCTCTTCAGTTGGTTCAGGCTTGGACACTTTGGCTTCCGCCTCAGCCGTCTTAACAGGCTTACTCTCGGCTTTGGGAGCCGGAGTCGGCTGAACATTTTCAGTTTGCTGAGCTGCAGTGCTAGTGGCGGCCTTAGCTTCGACAGACTCTGAAGAGCCTGTGATAGCTGAAGGGCTTTGCTCTACCTTTGAAGTGGCCGCATCACGATTTTCATTGCGGCGCCCACGTCTGGAGCTACGACGACGCGATGGCTTGGCGGCTGCTGTCTCAGTGATTTCGTTTACCGTCTCGACAGCTTCTGATACAGCAGGAGTAGCCTCGGCTTTTGCTGTTGTATTTGGCTTCTCAGCAGCAACAGGCTGCTGGTCGGCATTCAGTTCGTTTGCGGCTTCAGCTTGTTGTACGTCGCGTTGTGACACCCGATTGCTGCGGCGTCCCTGAGCTGAACGAGGGCGGCGCTGACGCTTTCCTTCATCGGCTTCGGATTGAGGATTCTTCGCTTCGTCCAGCGTGTTGGATTCTGGCAAATCCTGCTCTTGCTGTTCGCGACGGCGATTACGTCCACGATTATCCTCTGAGCGGTTCTGACGGTTACCACCGCGATTGCCCTTAGGGGACGGTTGACGTGAATCGTCTTTGTTGCGCTCCTGTCGTGGTTGACGCTCATTATCCTTGCGTCCACGTTCAGAAGGTGAAGAACGTTCATTTCGGTCACGTCGAGCATTTCTATCCCCGCGGTTGTCAGAACGACCCTCACCACGGTTATCGTTGCGGTTGCTGCGTCGACCACCACGGCTTCGATTCTCATTGCCACTTTTTGGCTTCTGGTTACGGGAGCGAGTAGTCGGTGCAGGCTTTACTTCTTCCTCTTCGCTGGTAAAGATCCCGGTAAGAGAGGTCACTAACGATTTGAACAAGCCTGGCTTGTTCGGTGCCGGTGTCGGTACCGGAGCAGGCTGTGGCGGAGCAACGTTTTTAACCGCCGCCTCTGCACGCTGCTGAGGAGCTCGGGTTGGCGCTACAGGTTCAGCAACAGCTTCAACCTCTGTGCTGATTTCGTAGCTGGATTCGCCAGCCGCCACCGCTTCGTGATCATCACGTAAACGCTGGATCTCAAAGTGAGGCGTTTCCAGGTTGGCGTTAGGGATAATCACAACACGAACTCGATTGCGTGCTTCGAGCTTTTCGATCATGCGACGTTTTTCATTGAGCAAGAAGGTTGCGACAGATACAGGCACCTGGCCACGGACTTCGGAAGTGCGCTCTTTAAGGGCTTCCTCTTCAATGATTCGCATGACGGAAAGGGCGAGGGATTCTATATCCCGAATAGTGCCCTGGCCATTACAGCGCGGGCAAACAACGCCGCTGGTTTCACCCAGAGAAGGGCGCAGACGTTGGCGCGACATTTCCATCAAGCCAAAGCGTGAAATGCGACCTACCTGAACCCGAGCTCGGTCCATTTGCAGAGCATCTCGCATCCGGTTTTCAACTTCTTTCTGGTTGCGAACCGGGCCCATATCGATAAAGTCGATAACCACCAGGCCGCCAATGTCGCGCAAGCGAAGCTGGCGAGCAATCTCATCAGCCGCTTCGACGTTTGTATTGAGAGCAGTTTCCTCAATGTCACTACCACGCGTAGCACGAGCCGAGTTGATATCGATAGAGACCAGGGCTTCGGTGGGATCAATTACGATTGAACCGCCAGAAGGTAGCTTCACTTCACGCTGGAATGCGGTTTCTATCTGGCGTTCAATCTGAAACTTGTTGAACAGTGGAATACTGTCTTCATAGAGCTTGATCTTGCTTTGGTACTGCGGCATAACCTGAGAGATGAAGTCCATGGCACGCTGGTATGCTGCCGGCTTATCAATCAATACCTCGCCGATATCTTGGCGCAAGTAATCACGCACAGCACGAATGACGACATCACTTTCCTGATAAATCAAAAAGGGCGCTTTTTTGCTTTCGGCTTCGGTTTTGATCGCAGTCCAGAGGTGGAGGAGGTAGTCCAGATCCCACTGCAGTTCTTCGGCACTTCGGCCCAGGCCAGCGGTACGGACAATAACACCCATCTCTTCGGGAATATCGAGTTTGCTCAGAGCTTCGCGCAGCTCGGTTCGCTCGTCACCTTCGATTCGACGCGAGATGCCGCCGGCTCGGGGGTTGTTCGGCATGAGCACCAGATAGCGGCCAGCCAAGCTCACCATACTGGTCAGGGCGGCACCTTTATTACCACGCTCTTCCTTGTCCACCTGAACAATGATTTCCTGACCTTCTTTCACCGCATCCTTGATATTGGGACGACCCTTGGCATTGGCCGCAGCAGGCTGGAAGTAATCGCGAGAAATCTCTTTCAGGGGGAGGAAACCGTGACGCTCAGCACCAAAGTCGACAAAAGCCGCCTCAAGGCTGGGCTCGACACGGGTGATCTTGCCTTTATAAATGTTGGCTTTTTTCTGTTCACGGGCACTGGATTCAATATCCAGATCATATAAACGTTGACCATCGACCAACGCTACACGCAACTCCTCTTGCTGGGTTGCGTTAATTAACATTCTTTTCATGTAGTACCAATTAAGATCAGGGCTTCCCGATCAATGGCACCCTACATCAGTCTCGCTGTGTCAGGCACTGGCCCGGCGGCGCAACAATTAAGGCGGTGCACGGGTTGTGTGGGCTATCAGGCTTACATCGATCTATTGTGTAACGATATAGCGCTCGATTTCATGGGGATTTAAGGTCACCCAATTACGGAGGAATAGGCCATAAGTACCGGATCAGATTCTGTTTTAACCACGCGCTCAGTTATACTCTGTCCGTGGAAGTCCGGTCGGCGTTGCATCTCCACCTTACACGTCAAATCTGGTATGGGGCCGTTGACGAAAAGCGGCTGTAAATCGGTGCGCTAGGCTAAGCCTGACACCGTCCCATTCAATCCCGGGTCTTCGACCCAGGTTTTGTAATTTTTACTGCTTACGTAAGTGCGACAGTAATCTGGCTTGCACTCACTACATTCTGCAGCAGCGCGAATATAACAGGAAAAGCTAAGTGCTTCAATTACCTAGAAAACTGGTAAAATCCCGGCATGACTAAATCTCCCTCACAGACTGCGTCCGAGACAGTTGTCTCGCCTCGAGTCCAACAACATATCATCGACGATGAGCGTGCCGGCCAGCGACTGGACAACTACCTGATATCCCAGCTTAAAGGTGTGCCTAAAACGCTGGTTTATCGCATCATTCGAAAAGGAGAGGTGCGCATCAACAAGGGGCGCACCAAACCCGATTACCGACTCAAAGAGGGGGATACAGTACGCATCCCTCCTGTTCGGGTTGCGAATAAAGCCACCCCAAAAGCCGGCAAACGCCTGACAGAGAGCATCGAAGCCAGCATCCTTTATGAGGATGAGCGCATTATTGTGATCAACAAACCATCGGGTTTGGCGGTACATGGCGGTAGCGGTATCAACCTTGGGCTTATTGAGGCATTAAGAGATGCCCGGCCTGATCAGAAATACCTCGAACTGGTTCACCGGCTCGACCGCGACACCTCAGGATGTTTGATGATAGCTAAAAAGCGCAGCGCATTACGTGATTTGCACGAACAAATTCGTAACGACAGAGTCAATAAGGTTTACTGGGCATTGGTTGAAGGGCGGTGGGCTAATCGCAAACAGCAGGTAAATGCGCCCCTGAAGAAGAACACTCTACAGTCAGGAGAAAGGGTGGTTCGTGTAGACCCTGAAGGCAAACCCTCTTTAACACGCTTTCGTGTACTTGAACCACTAAAAGGCAGCACCTTGATTGAAGCGACTCCCGTTACGGGTCGAACGCACCAAATTCGTGTCCATGCCTTGCATGCAGGACATTCAATTATTGGGGATGACAAATACACTCCCCGAGAGGTCAACATGGCTTTTAGGGAGCAGGGTATCAAGCGGCTTTTTTTGCATGCAGCGGCGCTGGAAATAAATCTTCCCGGTAGCGGCAAGCGACAACGTTTTAATGCGCCGTTACCCGAAGAGCTCGAGCAGGGCTTAAAGGCTTTACGAAATGAATAAACGTTATGAATTAGTAATTTTTGATTGGGACGGCACTCTGGTTGATTCTGCAGAACGTATCAGCCATTGCCTATCCCTTGCTGCTTCAGATGTCGGCCTGGCAGTGCTCGAACATGACCAATATAAAGATATTATTGGGCTTGGCCTGCCGGAGGCTTTTCGCAAGCTTTATCCGGAAGTTGAATGTACCGACACCCTGGAGCGCATGCGCGATCGTTATTCTCATCATTTTTTAGGACAAGAACATGCGCCTTCCGATTTTTATGAGCGCGTTGAGGTTGGGCTTGAACAGATTTGGCGATCGACATTAAAAAGCGCGGTGGCTACCGGTAAAAGTCGCCGAGGATTGGACCGGGTATTAAATGTATATGGCTGGCAGAACATGTTCGACATCACCCGCTGCGCCGACGAAACACGCTCAAAGCCGCACCCGCAAATGCTGGAAGAGATACTCGAAGAAACAGGTATAGCGCCAGAAAATGCAGTAATGGTTGGGGATACCGAATACGATATGGAGATGGCCCATAGAGCGGGCGTCGATCGCATTGCGATGGGCTATGGCGCCCACGACATAAGCCGGCTTTCTCCGTTCAGCCCGGTACTGGAAGCCCACCACTTTGATGAGGTTGTGACCTTTTTAAGTCCACAATAACTTTATCTATACCGGAAATTTGAAACTACCTTTACCCTGACACACAAAAAGTGCAGAACGCATAAGGAAACCAGAAAGCAATGAGTCAAGACAACTGGAAAGAAGAGGCGGGAGCAACGCCTCAGGCAGCTACCGATGAAACTGCCGGCATGCAAAAGGCGCAACAAACTGTACTGGACAACCTGGTTAATTCGGTCGTCAAAGAGCAGCGTGCCAGTCGCCGCTGGGGCATCTTCTTTAAACTGTTGACCTTTGGCTATCTGTTTTTTTTGGCCTACTTATTTCTCGCCTCCGATAAGCTTCAGCTCGGAGACGGCGCTTCATCATTGAGCCACACAGCACTTATTGATGTGCAAGGAGTTATTGCCAATAAAGAAAATGCCAGCGCCGACAATATCGTTTCCGCGCTGCGCAACGCCTTCGAAGATAATGGCACCAAAGGTATCATTCTACGCATCAACAGCCCTGGTGGAAGCCCGGTTCAGTCGGGCTATGTCTATGATGAAATCAATCGCTTGCGCGGACTCTATCCATCTATTCCTGTATACGCTGTGATCAGCGATATTGGCGCCTCCGGCGCTTACTATATTGCAGCGGCTGCCAATGAGATTTATGCCGACAAAGCCAGTCTGGTCGGTTCCATTGGCGTGGTTTCAGCCGGCTTTGGCTTTGTCGAATTATTGGAAAAGCTCGGGGTCGATCGGCGCATTTATACATCGGGCGAGAACAAAGGCTTCCTCGACCCTTTTCAACCACAGAAAGAAAGTGAAGTTGAGTTCTGGCAGACTGTTCTCGACACCACCCACCAACAATTTATTAATAGCGTAAAGCAGGGCAGGGGAGATCGCCTGAAGCAGGATCCTGCTTTATTCTCAGGCTTGGTCTGGTCTGGTGAGCAAGCGCTTGAGGCTGGCCTCATCGACGGGCTTGGCAGCAGTAGCTATGTTGCTCGTGAAATTATTGGCGAGGACAATATTGTCAATTACACCCTCGAGGAATCCCCCCTCGAACGATTTGCGAAGCGAATCGGAGCTGGGGCGGTTGAAGCTCTGTCAACGCAGATGGGATTCAAGGGCGCACCCCTGCAATAAATAAGGCTGACCCAACTAATTAGGGAATCACCGCACTAGCGGGTCGATTCCCTCATCAAGCAATGCAGTGCATAGAGAGATAAGGGGGAGTCCAATCAGACTTGAAGGGTCTTCACCTTCATGGGAAAGAAACAGGGCCGCCCCCAAACCTTCCACTTTAAAACTTCCCGCGCAGTCGAAAGGCTGATCTCTATCGATGTAATTTTCAATTTGATTGGCCGTTAGGGCTCTGAATTGAACCCTGTATCGACTCAGGCTTATGTGTTCACGCCCGCTAAGGGTATTCAGCACGCAGAGGCTGGTGAGAAACTCTACGGAGTTGCCACTGCAACTCGTTAACTGCTCTATAGCCCGCTCACGACTGCCAGACTTGCCCATCATGCGACCAGAATTGACCGCCACCTGATCGGAGGCAATCAGCAAATGCCTTGGAAATTGCTCTTGCAGAGCAACAGCCTTTTCTTTGGCAAGCCGAATGGCGAGTGCATCGGGTGTTTCTGTAGGCAATGGGGATTCATCGATATCGGGAGCCGCCCAGTCATACTTTAAACCCAATTGGTCTAATAACTGGCGCCGGTAACGAGAGCTGGAAGCAAGGATTATAGGAGGCGGGGATAAGGTCATAAGGAGTAATAGGGTCTTAAATTGTGGTAATCCCATCTTAACACCGCCAAAACCTTGATTTTTAGTGAATTAAGGCCTTTTTTCCCTTTGACAGCAGGATCCCATATCCCTATGATTGCGCGCTTATGTTGACCGAGACCCTACCCAAGAAGATAGATCCGCGCAAACTGGCCCGCAAAGGCGCCAAGCTTGCGGGCACTATTGAGCTGGGCGATCTTAAGCGACTGCAGGATTATGTTGCAGAAAGCCAGGGCGCCATAACGGCATTGCTGGAGTTTTTTCGTGATGAGCAGGGTTTCTTTGTCATAGACGCAAAGATGAGCGCACCGGTTGCTATGATCTGCCAACGTTGTCTCGAAGCGGTCAATCTAAACGTCGAGGGTGAGTGTCAATTAGCGGTTGTCTGGACTGAGGATGACGCAAAATCACTGCCCAAGCATTACGAGCCCGTTGTGGTAGGAGAAGAGGAGCTGGAAACGGCATCCCTGATAGAGGAAGAGCTGATACTGGCACTGCCTCTTGTCCCCTACCACCGGGAGGATGAATGCAAGTCGAGTAAAGGGTATTCCACCGGAGAATTTGCTGAAGAAGCAGAGGATAACGGTAAACCAAATCCCTTTAGCGTACTTGCCAACCTTAAATCTGACAATTGATTTGATCAGGAGCAACTAGCATGGCTGTTCAGCAGAACAAAAAAACC of the Aestuariirhabdus haliotis genome contains:
- a CDS encoding YceD family protein is translated as MLTETLPKKIDPRKLARKGAKLAGTIELGDLKRLQDYVAESQGAITALLEFFRDEQGFFVIDAKMSAPVAMICQRCLEAVNLNVEGECQLAVVWTEDDAKSLPKHYEPVVVGEEELETASLIEEELILALPLVPYHREDECKSSKGYSTGEFAEEAEDNGKPNPFSVLANLKSDN